One Carassius carassius chromosome 20, fCarCar2.1, whole genome shotgun sequence DNA segment encodes these proteins:
- the cspp1b gene encoding centrosome and spindle pole-associated protein 1 isoform X3: MDEVLEKFLEDQKLKIAEEKACLEQEPSYMEMRRRTGHVLQKENIPPNASQQDGVSLPLGEEYERKKHKLQEELRNDYRKYKAEKDHWEACDIHTVQERRRIPRTVRVRDVATLTEVCGLGWGVCSSEEDCSDEELMLLQGRRHQRERDTRTANRRGELFTEMGHQTSKLQHRNRMSTSIGTQANERSVSVASQDTVCTTGLLIGAVGLEGTLRRKKERYRHELQEQIAEKQSHRRREKELDLRVSTDAEKKLFVSEASAYRKQPRDNIIRLHTAETPEGVLQYRTDPLSPCRMPFVLTQLPFLTDDYKTPNNDAESLLSPNRAYCPITGVSFSSSSGEPHPLSPHRRSTHRQRIVGENEVVSSGLLAFPAHHAKTDSLSYKEELRKQIEERAAQRRIDREEKRRLEAELEADMRAYEPWGRGGGGAPLRDSTGNLITDLKQMHLLNEAAAAPPPQRPERPGFVETHTPQFARGNVFNQLLPPQQLLEQDQYKAYLKQQIEEKQRKQAEERERIREEEEREDRRLAEQREKIRREYEEEQENRKRREMEQKLKNEELTRLVEERRRAAEKKKKEEEEKERAAVRKQEEQERQIRQQQVQRAPSPPIPTLQNKHRNPSNATDFSALRAPSPPENRNNQRTEKDRSEVVNELCALRRRLRSEQRRLEEQLLQTEWEHFPSPFTDRHRTDVFDMARLRMPVRGPTTRGTEPISSKEADDIMYRDAFMPLARTRNSVSFPLTMNRNRDVEGGRGSVLLSESEFIDQNGNAFPVPPDIERKSAKQSARERRRLANLQSAENKAVQLQPFNIRKFRDTNTPRKKGLQAFSHHNTTAGGCLDDDEEANRGDEHFTLQSPGRPSSIDTATTEPWIRAESSDTLRRLMSASEL, from the exons ATGGATGAGGTATTGGAGAAGTTTCTGGAAGATCAGAAATTAAAGATAGCAGAGGAGAAGGCATGTCTGGAACAGGAGCCCTCTTACATGGAgatgagg AGGCGGACAGGCCACGTTCTCCAGAAAGAGAACATCCCTCCAAACGCAAGTCAGCAAG ATGGAGTTAGTTTGCCACTCGGAGAAGAATATGAGAGAAAGAAACACAAACTGCAAGAGGAACTCAGGAATGATTACAGGAAATACAAGGCAGAG AAAGACCACTGGGAAGCTTGTGACATTCACACAGTTCAAGAGCGAAGACGAATACCCAGG ACAGTCCGTGTGAGGGATGTGGCCACCCTTACAGAGGTGTGTGGGCTGGGATGGGGTGTGTGTAGCTCTGAGGAAGACTGCAGTGATGAAGAACTCATGCTTTTGCAAGGGAGGcgacatcagagagagagagacaccaggACAGCAAACAG AAGAGGGGAATTGTTCACAGAGATGGGACATCAGACAAGCAAACTACAGCACAGAAACAG AATGTCGACATCCATTGGGACCCAAGCCAATGAAAGATCTGTATCTGTGGCCAGTCAGGACACAGTTTGCACCACAGGACTTTTAATAG GTGCAGTGGGTCTTGAGGGCACACTGCGGAGGAAAAAGGAGCGTTATAGACATGAACTACAGGAACAAATCGCAGAGAAACAGAGTCACAGGAGGAG GGAGAAGGAACTGGACCTGAGAGTTTCAACAGATGCTGAGAAAAAG CTCTTTGTGAGTGAGGCGTCTGCGTACAGAAAGCAACCAAGAGATAACATCATCCGCCTGCACACTGCTGAGACTCCTGAGGGTGTTCTGCAATACAGGACAGACCCTCTGTCACCCTGCAG GATGCCTTTTGTCCTTACTCAACTCCCATTCCTTACAGATGACTATAAGACTCCAAATAATGATGCTGAGAGTTTGCTGAGTCCCAATAGAGCCT ATTGCCCAATAACGGGAGTTTCTTTTTCATCATCATCAggagagccacacccactcagTCCACACAGGAGAAGCACTCACAGACA gaggattgtgggtgagaATGAAGTTGTGAGTTCAGGTCTTTTAGCGTTTCCTGCACATCACGCAAAGACAGACAGCCTCAGCTATAAAGAGGAGCTCAGAAAGCAG ATAGAGGAGCGGGCCGCACAGAGGAGGATTGACAGAGAGGAGAAGCGAAGACTGGAAGCTGAACTTGAAGCCGATATGAGAGCATATGAACCCTGGGGAAGAGGCGGAGGCGGTGCACCACTCAGAGACAGCACTGGAAATCTAATCA ctGATCTGAAGCAGATGCAtcttttgaatgaagcagctgcaGCACCACCACCACAAAGACCAGAGAGGCCAG GATTTGTTGAGACACACACTCCACAGTTTGCAAGAGGAAATGTGTTTAATCAGCTCCTGCCACCCCAGCAACTACTGGAGCAAGACCAATACAAAGCTTACCTGAAACAACAG ATAGAAGAAAAGCAAAGGAAGCAGGCGGAGGAGAGAGAGCGGATAAGGGAAGAAGAGGAGAGGGAGGACAGACGACTGGcagaacagagagagaaaatcaGGAGAGAGTATGAAGAGGAGCAGGAGAACAGAAAACGCAGAGAGATGGAG CAAAAGCTGAAGAATGAAGAACTTACTCGTCTTGTGGAAGAGAGACGGAGGGctgcagagaaaaagaaaaaagaagaagaagagaaagagagagcagctGTAAGAAAACAGGAAGAGCAAGAGAGACAAATACGACAGCAACAG GTTCAACGTGCACCATCCCCTCCCATCCCTACCctacaaaataaacacagaaacCCTTCAAATGCTACG GATTTCTCTGCGCTTCGGGCTCCTTCGCCTCCAGAAAACAGAAACAACCAGAGAACAGAGA aGGACAGAAGTGAGGTTGTTAATGAGCTGTGTGCGTTAAGAAGACGTCTGCGCAGTGAACAGCGGCGTCTGGAGGAGCAGCTCTTGCAGACGGAGTGGGAGCATTTTCCCTCCCCTTTCACTGACAG gcacAGGACGGATGTGTTTGACATGGCTCGTTTGCGTATGCCTGTGCGAGGCCCCACCACCCGTGGCACTGAGCCAATCAGCTCAAAGGAAGCCGATGACATCATGTACAGGG atgcCTTTATGCCTCTTGCTAGAACAAGGAATTCTGTAAGTTTTCCTCTGACTATGAAT AGGAACAGAGATGTTGAGGGGGGACGAGGATCTGTGCTTCTGTCAGAAAGTGAATTTATTG ATCAGAATGGAAATGCTTTCCCAGTTCCTCCAGACATTGAGAGGAAATCTGCTAAACAGTCTGCACGAGAGCGACGCAGACTAGCAAACCTGCAG TCTGCAGAGAACAAGGCAGTGCAGCTGCAGCCCTTCAATATAAGGAAGTTTAGAGACACAAACACTCCCAGGAAGAAGGGACTACAAGCCTTCAGCCATCACAACAccacagcag GAGGCTGCttggatgatgatgaggaagcAAATCGTGGTGATGAGCATTTTACCCTGCAGTCTCCTGGCAGGCCCAGCTCTATTGATACAGCCACTACAGAGCCCTGGATTCGAGCGGAGTCATCAGACACACTCAGGAGGCTGATGTCCGCCTCTGAACTTTAA
- the cspp1b gene encoding centrosome and spindle pole-associated protein 1 isoform X1, translated as MDEVLEKFLEDQKLKIAEEKACLEQEPSYMEMRRRTGHVLQKENIPPNASQQDGVSLPLGEEYERKKHKLQEELRNDYRKYKAEKDHWEACDIHTVQERRRIPRTVRVRDVATLTEVCGLGWGVCSSEEDCSDEELMLLQGRRHQRERDTRTANRRGELFTEMGHQTSKLQHRNRMSTSIGTQANERSVSVASQDTVCTTGLLIGAVGLEGTLRRKKERYRHELQEQIAEKQSHRRREKELDLRVSTDAEKKQLFVSEASAYRKQPRDNIIRLHTAETPEGVLQYRTDPLSPCRMPFVLTQLPFLTDDYKTPNNDAESLLSPNRAYCPITGVSFSSSSGEPHPLSPHRRSTHRQRIVGENEVVSSGLLAFPAHHAKTDSLSYKEELRKQIEERAAQRRIDREEKRRLEAELEADMRAYEPWGRGGGGAPLRDSTGNLITDLKQMHLLNEAAAAPPPQRPERPGFVETHTPQFARGNVFNQLLPPQQLLEQDQYKAYLKQQIEEKQRKQAEERERIREEEEREDRRLAEQREKIRREYEEEQENRKRREMEQKLKNEELTRLVEERRRAAEKKKKEEEEKERAAVRKQEEQERQIRQQQVQRAPSPPIPTLQNKHRNPSNATDFSALRAPSPPENRNNQRTEKDRSEVVNELCALRRRLRSEQRRLEEQLLQTEWEHFPSPFTDRHRTDVFDMARLRMPVRGPTTRGTEPISSKEADDIMYRDAFMPLARTRNSVSFPLTMNRNRDVEGGRGSVLLSESEFIDQNGNAFPVPPDIERKSAKQSARERRRLANLQSAENKAVQLQPFNIRKFRDTNTPRKKGLQAFSHHNTTAGGCLDDDEEANRGDEHFTLQSPGRPSSIDTATTEPWIRAESSDTLRRLMSASEL; from the exons ATGGATGAGGTATTGGAGAAGTTTCTGGAAGATCAGAAATTAAAGATAGCAGAGGAGAAGGCATGTCTGGAACAGGAGCCCTCTTACATGGAgatgagg AGGCGGACAGGCCACGTTCTCCAGAAAGAGAACATCCCTCCAAACGCAAGTCAGCAAG ATGGAGTTAGTTTGCCACTCGGAGAAGAATATGAGAGAAAGAAACACAAACTGCAAGAGGAACTCAGGAATGATTACAGGAAATACAAGGCAGAG AAAGACCACTGGGAAGCTTGTGACATTCACACAGTTCAAGAGCGAAGACGAATACCCAGG ACAGTCCGTGTGAGGGATGTGGCCACCCTTACAGAGGTGTGTGGGCTGGGATGGGGTGTGTGTAGCTCTGAGGAAGACTGCAGTGATGAAGAACTCATGCTTTTGCAAGGGAGGcgacatcagagagagagagacaccaggACAGCAAACAG AAGAGGGGAATTGTTCACAGAGATGGGACATCAGACAAGCAAACTACAGCACAGAAACAG AATGTCGACATCCATTGGGACCCAAGCCAATGAAAGATCTGTATCTGTGGCCAGTCAGGACACAGTTTGCACCACAGGACTTTTAATAG GTGCAGTGGGTCTTGAGGGCACACTGCGGAGGAAAAAGGAGCGTTATAGACATGAACTACAGGAACAAATCGCAGAGAAACAGAGTCACAGGAGGAG GGAGAAGGAACTGGACCTGAGAGTTTCAACAGATGCTGAGAAAAAG CAGCTCTTTGTGAGTGAGGCGTCTGCGTACAGAAAGCAACCAAGAGATAACATCATCCGCCTGCACACTGCTGAGACTCCTGAGGGTGTTCTGCAATACAGGACAGACCCTCTGTCACCCTGCAG GATGCCTTTTGTCCTTACTCAACTCCCATTCCTTACAGATGACTATAAGACTCCAAATAATGATGCTGAGAGTTTGCTGAGTCCCAATAGAGCCT ATTGCCCAATAACGGGAGTTTCTTTTTCATCATCATCAggagagccacacccactcagTCCACACAGGAGAAGCACTCACAGACA gaggattgtgggtgagaATGAAGTTGTGAGTTCAGGTCTTTTAGCGTTTCCTGCACATCACGCAAAGACAGACAGCCTCAGCTATAAAGAGGAGCTCAGAAAGCAG ATAGAGGAGCGGGCCGCACAGAGGAGGATTGACAGAGAGGAGAAGCGAAGACTGGAAGCTGAACTTGAAGCCGATATGAGAGCATATGAACCCTGGGGAAGAGGCGGAGGCGGTGCACCACTCAGAGACAGCACTGGAAATCTAATCA ctGATCTGAAGCAGATGCAtcttttgaatgaagcagctgcaGCACCACCACCACAAAGACCAGAGAGGCCAG GATTTGTTGAGACACACACTCCACAGTTTGCAAGAGGAAATGTGTTTAATCAGCTCCTGCCACCCCAGCAACTACTGGAGCAAGACCAATACAAAGCTTACCTGAAACAACAG ATAGAAGAAAAGCAAAGGAAGCAGGCGGAGGAGAGAGAGCGGATAAGGGAAGAAGAGGAGAGGGAGGACAGACGACTGGcagaacagagagagaaaatcaGGAGAGAGTATGAAGAGGAGCAGGAGAACAGAAAACGCAGAGAGATGGAG CAAAAGCTGAAGAATGAAGAACTTACTCGTCTTGTGGAAGAGAGACGGAGGGctgcagagaaaaagaaaaaagaagaagaagagaaagagagagcagctGTAAGAAAACAGGAAGAGCAAGAGAGACAAATACGACAGCAACAG GTTCAACGTGCACCATCCCCTCCCATCCCTACCctacaaaataaacacagaaacCCTTCAAATGCTACG GATTTCTCTGCGCTTCGGGCTCCTTCGCCTCCAGAAAACAGAAACAACCAGAGAACAGAGA aGGACAGAAGTGAGGTTGTTAATGAGCTGTGTGCGTTAAGAAGACGTCTGCGCAGTGAACAGCGGCGTCTGGAGGAGCAGCTCTTGCAGACGGAGTGGGAGCATTTTCCCTCCCCTTTCACTGACAG gcacAGGACGGATGTGTTTGACATGGCTCGTTTGCGTATGCCTGTGCGAGGCCCCACCACCCGTGGCACTGAGCCAATCAGCTCAAAGGAAGCCGATGACATCATGTACAGGG atgcCTTTATGCCTCTTGCTAGAACAAGGAATTCTGTAAGTTTTCCTCTGACTATGAAT AGGAACAGAGATGTTGAGGGGGGACGAGGATCTGTGCTTCTGTCAGAAAGTGAATTTATTG ATCAGAATGGAAATGCTTTCCCAGTTCCTCCAGACATTGAGAGGAAATCTGCTAAACAGTCTGCACGAGAGCGACGCAGACTAGCAAACCTGCAG TCTGCAGAGAACAAGGCAGTGCAGCTGCAGCCCTTCAATATAAGGAAGTTTAGAGACACAAACACTCCCAGGAAGAAGGGACTACAAGCCTTCAGCCATCACAACAccacagcag GAGGCTGCttggatgatgatgaggaagcAAATCGTGGTGATGAGCATTTTACCCTGCAGTCTCCTGGCAGGCCCAGCTCTATTGATACAGCCACTACAGAGCCCTGGATTCGAGCGGAGTCATCAGACACACTCAGGAGGCTGATGTCCGCCTCTGAACTTTAA
- the cspp1b gene encoding centrosome and spindle pole associated protein 1 isoform X2, whose protein sequence is MDEVLEKFLEDQKLKIAEEKACLEQEPSYMEMRRRTGHVLQKENIPPNASQQDGVSLPLGEEYERKKHKLQEELRNDYRKYKAEKDHWEACDIHTVQERRRIPRTVRVRDVATLTEVCGLGWGVCSSEEDCSDEELMLLQGRRHQRERDTRTANRGELFTEMGHQTSKLQHRNRMSTSIGTQANERSVSVASQDTVCTTGLLIGAVGLEGTLRRKKERYRHELQEQIAEKQSHRRREKELDLRVSTDAEKKQLFVSEASAYRKQPRDNIIRLHTAETPEGVLQYRTDPLSPCRMPFVLTQLPFLTDDYKTPNNDAESLLSPNRAYCPITGVSFSSSSGEPHPLSPHRRSTHRQRIVGENEVVSSGLLAFPAHHAKTDSLSYKEELRKQIEERAAQRRIDREEKRRLEAELEADMRAYEPWGRGGGGAPLRDSTGNLITDLKQMHLLNEAAAAPPPQRPERPGFVETHTPQFARGNVFNQLLPPQQLLEQDQYKAYLKQQIEEKQRKQAEERERIREEEEREDRRLAEQREKIRREYEEEQENRKRREMEQKLKNEELTRLVEERRRAAEKKKKEEEEKERAAVRKQEEQERQIRQQQVQRAPSPPIPTLQNKHRNPSNATDFSALRAPSPPENRNNQRTEKDRSEVVNELCALRRRLRSEQRRLEEQLLQTEWEHFPSPFTDRHRTDVFDMARLRMPVRGPTTRGTEPISSKEADDIMYRDAFMPLARTRNSVSFPLTMNRNRDVEGGRGSVLLSESEFIDQNGNAFPVPPDIERKSAKQSARERRRLANLQSAENKAVQLQPFNIRKFRDTNTPRKKGLQAFSHHNTTAGGCLDDDEEANRGDEHFTLQSPGRPSSIDTATTEPWIRAESSDTLRRLMSASEL, encoded by the exons ATGGATGAGGTATTGGAGAAGTTTCTGGAAGATCAGAAATTAAAGATAGCAGAGGAGAAGGCATGTCTGGAACAGGAGCCCTCTTACATGGAgatgagg AGGCGGACAGGCCACGTTCTCCAGAAAGAGAACATCCCTCCAAACGCAAGTCAGCAAG ATGGAGTTAGTTTGCCACTCGGAGAAGAATATGAGAGAAAGAAACACAAACTGCAAGAGGAACTCAGGAATGATTACAGGAAATACAAGGCAGAG AAAGACCACTGGGAAGCTTGTGACATTCACACAGTTCAAGAGCGAAGACGAATACCCAGG ACAGTCCGTGTGAGGGATGTGGCCACCCTTACAGAGGTGTGTGGGCTGGGATGGGGTGTGTGTAGCTCTGAGGAAGACTGCAGTGATGAAGAACTCATGCTTTTGCAAGGGAGGcgacatcagagagagagagacaccaggACAGCAAACAG AGGGGAATTGTTCACAGAGATGGGACATCAGACAAGCAAACTACAGCACAGAAACAG AATGTCGACATCCATTGGGACCCAAGCCAATGAAAGATCTGTATCTGTGGCCAGTCAGGACACAGTTTGCACCACAGGACTTTTAATAG GTGCAGTGGGTCTTGAGGGCACACTGCGGAGGAAAAAGGAGCGTTATAGACATGAACTACAGGAACAAATCGCAGAGAAACAGAGTCACAGGAGGAG GGAGAAGGAACTGGACCTGAGAGTTTCAACAGATGCTGAGAAAAAG CAGCTCTTTGTGAGTGAGGCGTCTGCGTACAGAAAGCAACCAAGAGATAACATCATCCGCCTGCACACTGCTGAGACTCCTGAGGGTGTTCTGCAATACAGGACAGACCCTCTGTCACCCTGCAG GATGCCTTTTGTCCTTACTCAACTCCCATTCCTTACAGATGACTATAAGACTCCAAATAATGATGCTGAGAGTTTGCTGAGTCCCAATAGAGCCT ATTGCCCAATAACGGGAGTTTCTTTTTCATCATCATCAggagagccacacccactcagTCCACACAGGAGAAGCACTCACAGACA gaggattgtgggtgagaATGAAGTTGTGAGTTCAGGTCTTTTAGCGTTTCCTGCACATCACGCAAAGACAGACAGCCTCAGCTATAAAGAGGAGCTCAGAAAGCAG ATAGAGGAGCGGGCCGCACAGAGGAGGATTGACAGAGAGGAGAAGCGAAGACTGGAAGCTGAACTTGAAGCCGATATGAGAGCATATGAACCCTGGGGAAGAGGCGGAGGCGGTGCACCACTCAGAGACAGCACTGGAAATCTAATCA ctGATCTGAAGCAGATGCAtcttttgaatgaagcagctgcaGCACCACCACCACAAAGACCAGAGAGGCCAG GATTTGTTGAGACACACACTCCACAGTTTGCAAGAGGAAATGTGTTTAATCAGCTCCTGCCACCCCAGCAACTACTGGAGCAAGACCAATACAAAGCTTACCTGAAACAACAG ATAGAAGAAAAGCAAAGGAAGCAGGCGGAGGAGAGAGAGCGGATAAGGGAAGAAGAGGAGAGGGAGGACAGACGACTGGcagaacagagagagaaaatcaGGAGAGAGTATGAAGAGGAGCAGGAGAACAGAAAACGCAGAGAGATGGAG CAAAAGCTGAAGAATGAAGAACTTACTCGTCTTGTGGAAGAGAGACGGAGGGctgcagagaaaaagaaaaaagaagaagaagagaaagagagagcagctGTAAGAAAACAGGAAGAGCAAGAGAGACAAATACGACAGCAACAG GTTCAACGTGCACCATCCCCTCCCATCCCTACCctacaaaataaacacagaaacCCTTCAAATGCTACG GATTTCTCTGCGCTTCGGGCTCCTTCGCCTCCAGAAAACAGAAACAACCAGAGAACAGAGA aGGACAGAAGTGAGGTTGTTAATGAGCTGTGTGCGTTAAGAAGACGTCTGCGCAGTGAACAGCGGCGTCTGGAGGAGCAGCTCTTGCAGACGGAGTGGGAGCATTTTCCCTCCCCTTTCACTGACAG gcacAGGACGGATGTGTTTGACATGGCTCGTTTGCGTATGCCTGTGCGAGGCCCCACCACCCGTGGCACTGAGCCAATCAGCTCAAAGGAAGCCGATGACATCATGTACAGGG atgcCTTTATGCCTCTTGCTAGAACAAGGAATTCTGTAAGTTTTCCTCTGACTATGAAT AGGAACAGAGATGTTGAGGGGGGACGAGGATCTGTGCTTCTGTCAGAAAGTGAATTTATTG ATCAGAATGGAAATGCTTTCCCAGTTCCTCCAGACATTGAGAGGAAATCTGCTAAACAGTCTGCACGAGAGCGACGCAGACTAGCAAACCTGCAG TCTGCAGAGAACAAGGCAGTGCAGCTGCAGCCCTTCAATATAAGGAAGTTTAGAGACACAAACACTCCCAGGAAGAAGGGACTACAAGCCTTCAGCCATCACAACAccacagcag GAGGCTGCttggatgatgatgaggaagcAAATCGTGGTGATGAGCATTTTACCCTGCAGTCTCCTGGCAGGCCCAGCTCTATTGATACAGCCACTACAGAGCCCTGGATTCGAGCGGAGTCATCAGACACACTCAGGAGGCTGATGTCCGCCTCTGAACTTTAA
- the cspp1b gene encoding centrosome and spindle pole-associated protein 1 isoform X4 translates to MDEVLEKFLEDQKLKIAEEKACLEQEPSYMEMRRRTGHVLQKENIPPNASQQDGVSLPLGEEYERKKHKLQEELRNDYRKYKAEKDHWEACDIHTVQERRRIPRTVRVRDVATLTEVCGLGWGVCSSEEDCSDEELMLLQGRRHQRERDTRTANRRGELFTEMGHQTSKLQHRNRMSTSIGTQANERSVSVASQDTVCTTGLLIGAVGLEGTLRRKKERYRHELQEQIAEKQSHRRREKELDLRVSTDAEKKQLFVSEASAYRKQPRDNIIRLHTAETPEGVLQYRTDPLSPCRMPFVLTQLPFLTDDYKTPNNDAESLLSPNRAYCPITGVSFSSSSGEPHPLSPHRRSTHRQRIVGENEVVSSGLLAFPAHHAKTDSLSYKEELRKQIEERAAQRRIDREEKRRLEAELEADMRAYEPWGRGGGGAPLRDSTGNLITDLKQMHLLNEAAAAPPPQRPERPGFVETHTPQFARGNVFNQLLPPQQLLEQDQYKAYLKQQIEEKQRKQAEERERIREEEEREDRRLAEQREKIRREYEEEQENRKRREMEQKLKNEELTRLVEERRRAAEKKKKEEEEKERAAVRKQEEQERQIRQQQVQRAPSPPIPTLQNKHRNPSNATDFSALRAPSPPENRNNQRTEKDRSEVVNELCALRRRLRSEQRRLEEQLLQTEWEHFPSPFTDRHRTDVFDMARLRMPVRGPTTRGTEPISSKEADDIMYRDAFMPLARTRNSRNRDVEGGRGSVLLSESEFIDQNGNAFPVPPDIERKSAKQSARERRRLANLQSAENKAVQLQPFNIRKFRDTNTPRKKGLQAFSHHNTTAGGCLDDDEEANRGDEHFTLQSPGRPSSIDTATTEPWIRAESSDTLRRLMSASEL, encoded by the exons ATGGATGAGGTATTGGAGAAGTTTCTGGAAGATCAGAAATTAAAGATAGCAGAGGAGAAGGCATGTCTGGAACAGGAGCCCTCTTACATGGAgatgagg AGGCGGACAGGCCACGTTCTCCAGAAAGAGAACATCCCTCCAAACGCAAGTCAGCAAG ATGGAGTTAGTTTGCCACTCGGAGAAGAATATGAGAGAAAGAAACACAAACTGCAAGAGGAACTCAGGAATGATTACAGGAAATACAAGGCAGAG AAAGACCACTGGGAAGCTTGTGACATTCACACAGTTCAAGAGCGAAGACGAATACCCAGG ACAGTCCGTGTGAGGGATGTGGCCACCCTTACAGAGGTGTGTGGGCTGGGATGGGGTGTGTGTAGCTCTGAGGAAGACTGCAGTGATGAAGAACTCATGCTTTTGCAAGGGAGGcgacatcagagagagagagacaccaggACAGCAAACAG AAGAGGGGAATTGTTCACAGAGATGGGACATCAGACAAGCAAACTACAGCACAGAAACAG AATGTCGACATCCATTGGGACCCAAGCCAATGAAAGATCTGTATCTGTGGCCAGTCAGGACACAGTTTGCACCACAGGACTTTTAATAG GTGCAGTGGGTCTTGAGGGCACACTGCGGAGGAAAAAGGAGCGTTATAGACATGAACTACAGGAACAAATCGCAGAGAAACAGAGTCACAGGAGGAG GGAGAAGGAACTGGACCTGAGAGTTTCAACAGATGCTGAGAAAAAG CAGCTCTTTGTGAGTGAGGCGTCTGCGTACAGAAAGCAACCAAGAGATAACATCATCCGCCTGCACACTGCTGAGACTCCTGAGGGTGTTCTGCAATACAGGACAGACCCTCTGTCACCCTGCAG GATGCCTTTTGTCCTTACTCAACTCCCATTCCTTACAGATGACTATAAGACTCCAAATAATGATGCTGAGAGTTTGCTGAGTCCCAATAGAGCCT ATTGCCCAATAACGGGAGTTTCTTTTTCATCATCATCAggagagccacacccactcagTCCACACAGGAGAAGCACTCACAGACA gaggattgtgggtgagaATGAAGTTGTGAGTTCAGGTCTTTTAGCGTTTCCTGCACATCACGCAAAGACAGACAGCCTCAGCTATAAAGAGGAGCTCAGAAAGCAG ATAGAGGAGCGGGCCGCACAGAGGAGGATTGACAGAGAGGAGAAGCGAAGACTGGAAGCTGAACTTGAAGCCGATATGAGAGCATATGAACCCTGGGGAAGAGGCGGAGGCGGTGCACCACTCAGAGACAGCACTGGAAATCTAATCA ctGATCTGAAGCAGATGCAtcttttgaatgaagcagctgcaGCACCACCACCACAAAGACCAGAGAGGCCAG GATTTGTTGAGACACACACTCCACAGTTTGCAAGAGGAAATGTGTTTAATCAGCTCCTGCCACCCCAGCAACTACTGGAGCAAGACCAATACAAAGCTTACCTGAAACAACAG ATAGAAGAAAAGCAAAGGAAGCAGGCGGAGGAGAGAGAGCGGATAAGGGAAGAAGAGGAGAGGGAGGACAGACGACTGGcagaacagagagagaaaatcaGGAGAGAGTATGAAGAGGAGCAGGAGAACAGAAAACGCAGAGAGATGGAG CAAAAGCTGAAGAATGAAGAACTTACTCGTCTTGTGGAAGAGAGACGGAGGGctgcagagaaaaagaaaaaagaagaagaagagaaagagagagcagctGTAAGAAAACAGGAAGAGCAAGAGAGACAAATACGACAGCAACAG GTTCAACGTGCACCATCCCCTCCCATCCCTACCctacaaaataaacacagaaacCCTTCAAATGCTACG GATTTCTCTGCGCTTCGGGCTCCTTCGCCTCCAGAAAACAGAAACAACCAGAGAACAGAGA aGGACAGAAGTGAGGTTGTTAATGAGCTGTGTGCGTTAAGAAGACGTCTGCGCAGTGAACAGCGGCGTCTGGAGGAGCAGCTCTTGCAGACGGAGTGGGAGCATTTTCCCTCCCCTTTCACTGACAG gcacAGGACGGATGTGTTTGACATGGCTCGTTTGCGTATGCCTGTGCGAGGCCCCACCACCCGTGGCACTGAGCCAATCAGCTCAAAGGAAGCCGATGACATCATGTACAGGG atgcCTTTATGCCTCTTGCTAGAACAAGGAATTCT AGGAACAGAGATGTTGAGGGGGGACGAGGATCTGTGCTTCTGTCAGAAAGTGAATTTATTG ATCAGAATGGAAATGCTTTCCCAGTTCCTCCAGACATTGAGAGGAAATCTGCTAAACAGTCTGCACGAGAGCGACGCAGACTAGCAAACCTGCAG TCTGCAGAGAACAAGGCAGTGCAGCTGCAGCCCTTCAATATAAGGAAGTTTAGAGACACAAACACTCCCAGGAAGAAGGGACTACAAGCCTTCAGCCATCACAACAccacagcag GAGGCTGCttggatgatgatgaggaagcAAATCGTGGTGATGAGCATTTTACCCTGCAGTCTCCTGGCAGGCCCAGCTCTATTGATACAGCCACTACAGAGCCCTGGATTCGAGCGGAGTCATCAGACACACTCAGGAGGCTGATGTCCGCCTCTGAACTTTAA